In a single window of the Bacteroidales bacterium genome:
- a CDS encoding RagB/SusD family nutrient uptake outer membrane protein → MNHILQFKKYFMQVLAGMMLCSVTFSSCDYLNIDQYLDEEMNMDTVFARKRYIEAYMWDAAGRFQDEGAIFGSGLYTPGPMATDEAFCLFGASEFQGMGYVLGQYTPDNPGNIISRWGSWYKIIRQCNTIFARIDEAKDWTATERLRILGYTRFIRAYAYYNLLLNFGPPILLGDEMLENNEEITYYDRPRDLYDEAMEYVCTELEAAAPFLPDKVGSVLEYGRPTKGAAYALVARLRLLHASPLFNGGAPAKMYFGNWTRKTDGKHYISQTPDPRRWAVAAAAAKRVMDMKHEGLPMYSLHTVTADASTPPLPVNIPDPDYTNTFPDGADGIDHYKSYADMFDGETVMNVNPEFIWARTSSSLTSYTRHSFPVANGGWNGMCVTQKIVDAYEMVDGRTISDSSTDYPYDEQGYTTSPTSFSGYSLNAGVFNMYVNREKRFYASVGFSECVWPNLSTTDNSQKNLTITYYYDSPNGRSGAPNPNDHPITGYVLKKYVHPSDAWAGENARRVSKAFPIIRYAEILMGYAEALNNLGSESYTVDLDDGNPQTFSRDAAEIKKAFNQIRYRAGLPGLTDADAADANLVMSKIKKERMIEFMFENHRYFDVRRWGDYEESESEPIRGMNTSATRDTYYQRVIPNSNRVGNRIIHRKFLFVPIPKTELRRLPSLDQNPGW, encoded by the coding sequence ATGAATCATATATTGCAATTTAAGAAATATTTCATGCAGGTATTGGCGGGAATGATGCTTTGTTCGGTAACCTTTTCATCCTGCGATTACCTGAACATCGACCAGTATCTGGATGAAGAAATGAACATGGACACTGTATTCGCCAGGAAAAGATACATCGAAGCATACATGTGGGATGCTGCCGGTCGTTTTCAGGATGAAGGCGCTATTTTTGGGAGTGGTTTGTATACTCCCGGACCGATGGCTACCGACGAGGCTTTCTGTCTTTTTGGAGCTTCTGAGTTCCAGGGAATGGGCTATGTATTAGGGCAATATACTCCGGATAATCCTGGCAATATCATCAGTAGATGGGGGAGCTGGTACAAGATCATCCGTCAGTGTAACACCATCTTTGCAAGAATTGATGAAGCAAAGGACTGGACGGCAACAGAACGTTTGCGCATATTGGGATATACCCGTTTTATCAGGGCTTATGCTTATTATAACCTTCTGTTGAATTTCGGGCCTCCGATCTTACTGGGTGATGAAATGCTTGAAAACAATGAGGAGATCACTTATTACGACAGGCCCCGTGATCTCTATGACGAGGCCATGGAATATGTCTGTACGGAACTTGAAGCAGCGGCGCCCTTTTTACCGGATAAAGTCGGTTCGGTGCTGGAATACGGCCGTCCGACCAAAGGAGCTGCCTATGCATTGGTCGCAAGGTTGCGGCTGCTACATGCCAGTCCATTGTTCAACGGCGGAGCGCCTGCGAAAATGTATTTCGGTAACTGGACCCGGAAAACCGACGGGAAACATTATATTTCACAGACTCCTGATCCGAGAAGGTGGGCGGTGGCTGCGGCAGCTGCAAAACGTGTAATGGACATGAAACACGAAGGATTGCCTATGTACAGCTTGCATACTGTGACGGCAGACGCGAGTACTCCGCCGCTTCCGGTAAATATTCCGGATCCTGATTATACCAATACTTTTCCCGATGGAGCTGACGGTATAGATCACTATAAATCCTATGCGGATATGTTCGATGGGGAAACCGTAATGAATGTGAATCCTGAGTTCATCTGGGCACGGACTTCAAGTTCGCTGACCTCTTATACCAGGCATTCTTTTCCGGTAGCCAACGGCGGATGGAATGGTATGTGTGTGACACAGAAAATTGTAGATGCCTATGAAATGGTGGATGGCCGTACTATTTCCGATTCCAGTACCGACTATCCTTATGACGAACAGGGTTATACCACCTCTCCAACTTCCTTTTCAGGGTACTCGTTGAATGCGGGCGTATTCAATATGTATGTGAACCGTGAGAAGCGTTTTTATGCTTCTGTCGGATTCAGCGAGTGTGTCTGGCCTAATCTTTCCACTACGGACAACTCCCAGAAGAACCTGACCATTACCTATTATTATGACTCCCCGAATGGACGATCGGGAGCGCCGAACCCCAATGACCATCCCATTACCGGTTATGTGCTGAAAAAATATGTTCATCCATCGGATGCGTGGGCCGGCGAAAATGCCCGGCGGGTCAGCAAAGCGTTTCCTATTATACGCTATGCGGAAATACTGATGGGCTATGCCGAGGCATTGAACAACCTGGGTAGCGAAAGTTATACGGTCGATCTGGATGACGGGAATCCGCAAACTTTTTCCCGGGATGCGGCAGAAATCAAAAAAGCATTCAACCAGATACGTTACCGTGCCGGTTTGCCTGGTCTGACCGATGCCGATGCTGCCGATGCCAATCTCGTAATGTCCAAAATAAAGAAAGAACGGATGATAGAATTTATGTTTGAAAACCATCGTTATTTTGATGTCCGGCGATGGGGAGATTATGAAGAATCGGAGAGCGAACCCATCAGGGGGATGAATACCAGTGCTACAAGGGATACTTATTACCAGCGGGTGATCCCGAACAGTAACCGTGTGGGTAACAGAATAATTCACCGGAAATTTCTCTTTGTCCCCATTCCGAAGACCGAATTGAGGCGCCTTCCGTCACTTGACCAGAATCCGGGGTGGTAG